Genomic DNA from Macadamia integrifolia cultivar HAES 741 chromosome 6, SCU_Mint_v3, whole genome shotgun sequence:
ggatataatacctgttctatccgtacatagccttatgataggtgcacgtacacggtttgggcactcccgtctcttctggcactggctcggacttgtcgggccagccggtgtttaaggtcacccgtgccatcatagcccataaggaactcgctctaacatcctctggctcggttcctgcatggttaaaccggttcaaccgtgaaatcagaccaggtttaagaagcgggatattacaaaagtattaggaaaattagacaattaaattttcttaaagATGAGCTTCTtcatgaaagaatctctgatcatcttaaaaatccaaaaaccatCCAACAGATtaaccaaataaaatcaaaatttgaatccaatctttgttctgatgttcctgatgccttttggcaccgtaagcagcatatggtttccctaccttatgctactgggttctcagatcttcaaatccccACTAAGGCACGTCcagcccaaatgaatcaaactcttctagagacttgcaaagaagagatcaatgatctcttagccaaaaaacttaTCCGACCCAGTACCTCACCCTGGAGTTGTACAGCcttctatgtcaataaggctgctgaaattgaaagaggtactcctcggttagtagttaattacaaacccttaaatgatgccctccaatgggtcatatatatttatatttattgaaAAGAAATATAATGGCTACTTTAATCAAATCTCAAAAACGGGTTCATCATCTTCCTTTATCCATTCCTTATCATCTATTCACTCTTCCACTACCTCTCCTCTGCTTATTTGTCCAAAGCTTTATACTCTTCCATGAAAACAATCATTATAAATCGACACCAAATAATTCACAAACTCTCTCCCCTCACCTTTTTAAAGACAAGAGTGCGTATGTCATATATATTACTAtttctttttccaaattttattcTATGAATATTTGAAAGTTGGTGATGTCTGGGGTGGGCAAGATCGCTGACTTtattcccctctctctctctctctctctctctctaactaatCACAAGCTTCACGCGTATGAAAGAAATAGACTGGGTCGTGTTCCTGCCACCCAGAGCTGTTGAGCACCACCGACTTGATGGTTGGACTGCAgagggttctctctctcttgtgtgtGGCTTTGCTTTCTCTGCTGTGGGTTATGGTCTCTTTACTCTTATACGCGTGTGTTTTTGGAATTGGAGAGAGAACCAAAAATGGCTAGCGTAGACTTCCGTTCATCTAACAAAAATtgctcagagagagagagagagagggggggaaaGAGAAGGTTGTGGAATCCACATTTTGACCTTTAAACGCGCACGAATCCATACGTTGTCTTGTGTTCAAGCTTTCACCGTCGTTATGAGAAATTAGttccatcttctctctctctctctctctctctctctctgcctttGAGTGCGTCTTTTGGACCAGTTACATATATCTAATCTATTGTTCCTCTCTTTCTGCGAAAGTGCATCACATAATGATGGTGACAGGTCTCATCTGTTGTAGTATTTAATCTAAAAACGACACTTGGTTGGCTTCCAAGTTTGCCACATTTCACTCACTACCACGGTGATACTCTGAACTTCGTGAATCAGCATTGGGTGCTGTTGCTGTACCAGAAAACCCATGTGGTGGTGAGTACTTGGTTAATTTGAGAAGTGTATGTGATCTTTAAAGGTATTCTCAGTAGTAGCGATGTAAATGAATAAtcgaaaattgaaattttatttatatttatatttatataaaaatatttttatatgaaTTTAAGATATTCAAATCTAAATTCGAATAATCTAGAACATAATCTATATCGGATTCAAATAGATGTCTAATtagtaataaaaattttaagtaACTAATGATCTTGAGGCGGGTTCTTGAAGATTTGATCGGTTCTTGAAGACAAATAAGAAACATGGATTGAAAGAAAATCGTATTTGCTAATGGAAGAAAGGTTCGGATTACACAAGTCAAAGACGTAAATGAATAGTTAAAAATCCGGATTTGATCCACATTTATTTAGGGGTACTTGTATTTGGATTTGATCACATACAATCTGTTTACATTTCTACTTggtacttataaaaaaaaagggtactaCATATATAGGAGGATAGTGACGTCATTTCATGTGacaaagaaagagatagagagagaaggtgtTAGTGTACGTAAACTCCCCTAGCGGCTTAGAGAACCTTTTTCCTATTTATAGATTTTGAatggaaaatatttcaaattaaTGGTTTTTAATTAGGTTCCTTGACATTAATTGTGGATCCATACAAGTTGGAGTGTGAATGCATGATGGTGGatggttgaaattttgaaattgcaaTGTAAATGGTcccaaaataatgaaaaataatgtTTACAATTTGTGAATTTCAAActcaaaagggggagagaaagagaaagaaaaggcgTGAAAAAGATTTAGGAAGACTCTCTTCCATTTAAAGTTATTTTAGTGTCACTAATCTTTGGACGTATTGTTAAAGGGTTTATTTTCAAcctttcaaaaaggaaaaaaaaaaaatttgttagaCGGTTATTTGTTCAATTTCATTATAAAAGGCTAAGGGCTAAGTGTGCTGAGTCTCTCTAAAAGTTAATGCAATTTGCCTCAAGTCAAAataattcatctttttcaaatatttttatcattGAGACTTTTTGTAAGTATTTTTATTCTAGttaatttaattctttttttaggAGGCTTGTTTATGTTGTTCATAAGAGTTTGCTTTCACTGTTGGGATTTTTGTTGATTATTTGTCCTCCTTGATCGATGAACACGTTATTGATTTGTagttttttcttgcttttctaATTAATGATTTCTTTTCTACCTTAatactccctctctctctctctctctctctttttaatatGTACACCTATTGAAATTTCAAGTCATTTTAAGTTATAAACTCCTCCCttaaaattaaaatggaaataAGGTGTTCTCTATGCGCTTTCACataggcatatatatatatatatatatatttgttagtttttttattttctaaaagaaCAAATAAACAATGCATTGTGAGATGGCATAGGAAATGCCTTAAGGCTTAGAGAACGCTtccccaaattaaaaataaaattttttgataTAATTGTTTGATTGAAACGTTATTATTTGTAAATTAGATTCCATTAGAATTTTGAAATGAAGACATTACTATATATCTATGCAGTGCGGATATCTATCTATGAACCAATTGTTAGAGTTTAAGCCCCCGACTTAGTCTGATTTTCCTCCCATACTACAAGCAAAAGAGAAAACGTAAAACAATCATTAAAGCAACACAAGAGAAGCTTACTAAACATCAACAACAACTACTGCTCAGCCCtaattccaactaaatgggattggTTATATTGATCTTTACCCTCCAATCAGTtttatttgaggtcatacttgatacaagctCTAAGATATGCATCTCTTTAGATTTAATTCAATTGTATctaaaataggagagagaaagtaaaTCAACAGAGAGAAACTAACTTATTCACACCACCACGGCtgaagaggatctgaatcctataaaatatacttaaaaaaaggggaaattgcAATCACCATTAAATGGCCTCCATAGTGTTGGGGTTGACATCAAATACACGTACAGATCGATTTAACCCTATTATTTGTTAGTATATACGATGGGTTCCAGTGATCATTTTATCAATTTATCATTGTATTTATACTTATTTTACTTCTATAAAGTCTTTCATGTTATAGTAAAATATTTTAATGTTCAGTCTTGAAGGTAGATGGAGAGAGCCTCTCATTCCCTATCAGCATAGTCAGACAATTCAAATATTAATTGAGGAAAATGATTTGAAGGCAATGTTACTTGTGACATTTTATAAACAATTGAATTGAAATCTAAAGAGATTCATAATCAGATAGTTTCCTAATCATTTTCTTAAGTAAAGAGACTATCTAAATAacacctctataggtgtatttaaaaCTTGACACCTCTTTTGAATGTCATTTGTCTTATTGCCAAAAGTTCTTTCatcatgaatatatatatatatatatatataaaggttttcaaataatttaaaaaatgacTTATCATTACTTCACTATCAAAAAATGTTATTTAATTGCACATTTTTCGAATACACAAGGAAATGACAAGATTTACCTTcattggaggaaaaaaaaaatagaaaagattcTCTAAGCTTACAACATATTTTACGCTTAGATAcatttgaattatttatttattttattctaaataaagagaaataaataaaataatgaatgtgTCTCGGGGTAGCCTACAATATAAGCTCAGAGAACCCTTACCCAATATTACAAATTGTTTGACACATTATGAgatgtaaattaaaaaaatcctttttaatttttaacatTATAAACAGATTATGAAcacaattattattaattttatttgaatcAACCAATTGAATAGCCTTGTTCAATGCATCAAGGATCATTTCTAtgatcttgagaatgtgaacaTGGAAACATGCTTGATCATTAATGTTTCACACCATAGAAACAGTGAGATGGTTTCTTCATGAAAATACGTTTGGACTTATTGGACCCATGTAGTCATTGTTACTCGTATTTTACGGTTTTAGTTTACACGACAAAGCAACCACAGTAATCTTTACTAGAAACAAACTCAAGTGTGTATACAATTGAAGGGGACAAATTTTCATCTAAAATTTTTACTAGAGACCTTGAATTGCAAATACCATTCTCTTAAGGTGGAGAATGGGAGGTTATTTCTGAagactttcttcttcttctctttttctaatTCATAAAAAACTGACCCAAAACTGCTTCTGATTGACCAgattattaatttaattaaaagatGGCATTCCTCTTCAAGATGTTATAGTCAAGTGTTCTTGTAATTTCAAGAATAAATAAGCATAAAATTCAATCAGATTATTTTagcaaaaaatatgataaaatataggattctttctctttttgatatattttgtcAGGCTAGTTGACAGTATCTATTTATTGTGAAATTAATACTAAGAACCTAAGTGTATCTTTGGTTGAGAtatttcctcctctctctctctctctttgagttttcttttcattttgtgGAAGAGAAGCAGAAACTTTAGAGAACCCAGAATGAACCCCTTTAATGGACAGCAATTTTGTTCTTTATtagaatggaagagaaaatatttggtGGGTATTCTTATTTGTTCacaaattctaaaattttattctcTAAATTCACATAATGAACAGAACCTctgaagaaaaataattacaagAGCCCAAATTTCCAAGGTTCGTGATCAAAAACTAGTCTTGAGAACTGATTGAGAGAAGGATCAACTGCTAGTATCTTGTCACCATCTTCACAAAGCAAATCCCAGAAATTAAAATCATCCCAAATTGATATGTTGTTGTAATATTCAGGCCACTCCAAGCTTGAGAACTGCATTTCTTCAGGCATCCCAGATGAGGAAGAAAAGGATGAAGTAGAAGTTGATGAAGAAGGTCCAGAAGGGATTAGAATCTCATGGGGTTCAATCAGAGGGACTTCATCTGTGCAAAAGCTATCACTGTTGTCTGTAGAACTGAATGGGCTTGTAATGCTCataattctcttttcttcttcttttatctcaATAATGGCTGACTCTAAAAATGTCTCATTTCCCTTGTTCTGGTCTGCTTCTGAATGGGATGGAACAACAGATTCTTGTTGcagttgtggtggtggtggttcttGATCAGTCGAAGTAGAGATTGGCTTGTGAGTAACAGGAtcaattcccatcttctttagCTTCTTCTTGATGTGGGTGTTCCAGTGATTCTTTATCTCATTATCAGTCCTTCCAGGGAGATGAGCAGCTATTTTGGACCATCTAGAGCAAGGAAAAACACATGGCTCTTGAATTTAGCAAAATTTAGGAGTTTACAAGCACCATTAGAGTAACTGATCACATCAAAATGAATTAGAAAAATATGGCTTTCAATGTAATAAATACAGAACCTGTTTCCAAGAGCAGCATGAAGATCAATGACTATCTGTTCCTCAGATTCTGATAACAAACCCCTCTTTAAATCAGGTCTAAGATAATTGGTCCATCTAAGCCTGCAACTCTTTCCACACCTTAACAACCCTGCATCAGTATCCACCATAAACCAAACCAGACAAGTTAAAACAACCATAAAGGAAATGTAATTGGTTCTCTCTttgaaaaggaaagtaaattaCAAGATTAACCTATAAACTTCTACAAATTCAGACACAGATAATTCAAAAGTCACACAAAAAGGCTACTCTTTTTTGgttagcttcttcttcttcttctctctctttttcacatATTCAAATAGAAGACATCCACCACCACATAGCCATTGTTTCTTTCTATTTCATTCTCTTGAGTTAAATTATAAACCATATACTTCATAACAGAACAAGCTAGCAGCAGAAAGCTTATTTTGGGTAGAGAAGAAAGCCCAGAAATTTTGTGAACCTGCAAGTTTAGGAACAGCTCTCCAGCAGCATTGGCCATTGGTGAGAATGAAGTTGATGAGCTTCTTGTCCTCCTCACTTGTCCATGGTCCCTTCTTCAACCCCACTTTGTCACAGCAAGGTTGCCTTCCCATCTTATCACAGCAAATGCAAAACTCAAGCCCAGTGAAGgaagagaatagagagagaaagagagaggaggagagagaagcagttagagcagagagagagaaagagagacctaAGGGGAAATGCAGGGGTACCACTTGGATTTATAAATGAATCCCTCCAAAGGAATTGAAGGGAAAGAAATAAGGAAGGCCCCTTGTTTTGTAACCAAAGACTTTTGCCCACATGTGTCAAACAGGAGGCCAACGCGTACCACACGTGCAATGTCTTCTTCAGAAAACGCCACCTCATCTGCAGCCTTTACGTGAATTCTAAGCCTCAAGATTATAAGATACCCCCCATCCCTAAAAATGTAAAACTTTcccattcaaaaaaataaaataagttatAGTGTTCCCTGTTACACCACAAGTCATCAAGTCTCTTGTACATTTGTAAAGCACATTTCCTTAGATGGGTCCTACTGATGAGATCACTTGGCTGATCATCATGGCCATGTAGTCCAACTTAATAATGTACTGATCAGACGGTATGACACATTCAATTTCCAagaaccctttttttctttttctttttggatctTAGTTTATTTTCCTCCTATTGGGGAGGTTCTCTTGGGTTGATGATGGATTTTCCCGGATTTCTCTGAAGGATTTTCACAGGAATGTGATTTCTagggattgtaaggattctttCCTGAAAAAACTCAAATCTTTAAGAAAATCAGAAACATTTAATGTGTGATGGGTAAATGATCTTGTCTTGATTTCACTGTTTAATGAGCTAGAAAAGAGATTTCTTTATTTGGCAGAAAAGGAATTCCAAGTGTTCATTTGGGTCATTCCCTTGGGCATAGCTTTATGCCACCTGAAACAGATCATCTCAATTGTGTTTCTCTATGGGAGATGCTTAGAGAAATGCCAATCAGGTGGTCACCAGTCCTCAAGAAACACTTAATTCTCACTGTGAAAGAATATGGGTTGGGGCTCAAAGTTATATGTCCAAATTAGGTCCTATTAGTAACCAATTAAATTTTAACTTAAATCAGAATTGATCATGTGGATATAAAGCTTGGAAGAttaatttaatataaaataaaagaaaaagggttgTGCACGCCGTCCGCTCAGGGACAGACACGAGAGGAGAGAAGCCATAGACATGGAATTCTTTCACTGGGAGGGGAGGAGAAAGGGAACACATGGCTTGGCAGT
This window encodes:
- the LOC122082547 gene encoding transcription factor MYB20-like, whose amino-acid sequence is MGRQPCCDKVGLKKGPWTSEEDKKLINFILTNGQCCWRAVPKLAGLLRCGKSCRLRWTNYLRPDLKRGLLSESEEQIVIDLHAALGNRWSKIAAHLPGRTDNEIKNHWNTHIKKKLKKMGIDPVTHKPISTSTDQEPPPPQLQQESVVPSHSEADQNKGNETFLESAIIEIKEEEKRIMSITSPFSSTDNSDSFCTDEVPLIEPHEILIPSGPSSSTSTSSFSSSSGMPEEMQFSSLEWPEYYNNISIWDDFNFWDLLCEDGDKILAVDPSLNQFSRLVFDHEPWKFGLL